One Stigmatella aurantiaca genomic region harbors:
- a CDS encoding acetyl-CoA C-acetyltransferase: MKTASKNEEIYFLSGKRTPFGTYGGSLKDLSATDLAVESAKAALAQAGVSPEHVEHVVYGNVVQTSADAIYLPRHVGLRTGVPVPVPALGVNRLCGSGFQAFITAAEMMLTGQAACVLAGGTESMSQAPHVIRGARWGLPLGKGGLEDMLWSALTDSHTGMAMALTAEQLAVDYQLSQDAVDEYAVLSQKRFAAAQESGRLQEEISPITLKGKKGDTVVSRDEHNRPDTSVEGLRKLPKLFKKDGVVHAGAASGICDGAGSMVMATGSFVKQHGLKPLARLVNWGISGCDPKVMGIGPAPAIRRLLERAQCGLGDVDLFEVNEAFAPQYLAVEKELGLPRDRTNVNGGAIAVGHPLGASGARITLSLVYELKRRGARYGIGSACIGGGQGIALLVEAL, translated from the coding sequence ATGAAGACCGCCTCCAAGAACGAAGAGATCTATTTCCTGTCCGGCAAGCGCACCCCGTTTGGCACCTACGGGGGAAGCCTCAAGGACCTGAGCGCCACGGACCTGGCGGTGGAGTCCGCGAAAGCGGCCCTGGCCCAGGCCGGCGTCTCGCCCGAGCACGTCGAGCACGTCGTCTACGGCAACGTCGTCCAGACGAGCGCGGACGCCATCTACCTGCCCCGCCACGTGGGGCTGCGCACGGGCGTGCCCGTGCCGGTGCCGGCGCTGGGCGTCAACCGGCTGTGCGGCTCGGGCTTCCAGGCGTTCATCACCGCCGCGGAGATGATGCTCACCGGACAGGCCGCGTGCGTGCTCGCAGGCGGCACCGAGTCCATGAGCCAGGCGCCCCACGTCATCCGCGGCGCGCGCTGGGGGCTGCCGCTGGGCAAGGGCGGCCTGGAGGACATGCTCTGGAGCGCGCTCACCGACAGCCACACCGGCATGGCCATGGCGCTCACGGCCGAGCAGCTCGCGGTGGACTACCAGCTCTCCCAGGACGCGGTGGACGAGTACGCCGTGCTCTCGCAGAAGCGCTTCGCGGCGGCCCAGGAGTCCGGCCGGCTCCAGGAGGAGATCTCCCCCATCACCCTGAAGGGGAAGAAGGGCGACACGGTGGTCTCCCGCGACGAGCACAACCGCCCGGACACCTCCGTGGAGGGGCTGCGCAAGCTGCCCAAGCTCTTCAAGAAGGACGGCGTGGTGCACGCGGGCGCCGCCAGCGGCATCTGCGACGGCGCGGGCTCCATGGTGATGGCCACCGGCAGCTTCGTGAAGCAGCACGGGCTGAAGCCCCTCGCGCGGCTTGTCAACTGGGGCATCTCCGGGTGTGACCCGAAGGTGATGGGCATTGGCCCCGCGCCGGCCATCCGCCGGCTGCTGGAGCGCGCCCAGTGTGGCCTGGGGGACGTGGACCTGTTCGAGGTGAACGAGGCGTTCGCCCCGCAGTACCTGGCGGTGGAGAAGGAGCTGGGCCTGCCACGTGACCGGACCAACGTCAACGGCGGCGCCATCGCGGTGGGCCACCCGCTGGGGGCCTCGGGCGCGCGCATCACCCTGAGCCTGGTGTACGAGCTCAAGCGCCGGGGGGCCCGCTATGGTATCGGTTCGGCCTGCATTGGCGGGGGCCAGGGCATCGCGCTGCTGGTCGAGGCGCTCTGA